The DNA region TAACCTCCAAGGAGATTATCACTCCATCTTCTCCAACCCCAGCTCATCTTCGCCATTACCAGCTCTCCTCCCTTGATCAACTAGCTCCCCTAGTTTATAACCCTTTAGTCCTCTTCTACGAGTCCAATGACAAGACAGTGCCTAACATCACTGAAATATCCAGCCACCTCAAGAAGTCCCTAGCTGAAGTCTTAACCCTTTTCTACCCATTAGCCGGACGAATCAAACACGATTGGTGTGTTGATTGCAATGATGAGGGCATTCCCTACCTTGAAGCTCAAGTCAATTGCAAACTCTCTGACTTCCTTAAGAATCCGATCCCTGATCAACTTACCAAGTTCGTGCCATTTGAACTTGGTGATCATATTGACAAGGAGTTGGCCCTAGGGGTCCAGCTCAGTGTCTTTGACTGTGGAGGGTTTGCTATAGGTCAATGCGTTTCTCACAGGCTTGCTGATGCATCGTCTTATTTCATGTTCAGCAAAACTTGGGCAGCCACAGCCCGTGGCGAAGCCAACATAGAGCATCCAGACCTTTTTTCAGGAACACGTTTTCCACCGAAGGATGTTCTGGCTTATGATCCAAGCTTCAACATCAGCAAGAATAAAGTAACAAAGAGGTTTTTGTTCAATGCCACTATGTTAGAGGCTCTCAGAGAAAAATATGTGGAAGGCGCTTTTGGCTcaaaagaaaaccagaaacGCCCGTCACGGGTTGATGCTTTAACGTCTTTCGTGTGGAGTCGATATCTGGCCAATTCCATCAAGATTACAGGAGCTGATGATGAGAAGTTGTATATTATGATCCATGCTGTGAACCTACGCCCAAGGTTTGTTCCACCATTGCCACAAAATTCTTTCGGGAATATATACCGTGTTGCCATGACAGGTCCCTTGTTAAGGGATGCATGCAACACATATGGTCGGGCTATGGAGGAAGTACGagcagaaataaaaaagatagaCGATGAGTGCGTCAAAGGATTACAGCAGGGTGCTGAACAGTCATGGATCCCGGTCAATGAGAATACAGGTAGATTAACGGAACTAGAGCTGGTTTCGTTGGGATTCACTAGCTATTGCAGGTTTCCAGCgtatgataatgattttggttGGGGAAGGCCTGCGTGGGTGTTCTCAGCACCATTGACCTTCAAGAACTTAACAGCTTTCATGGACACCAAAGAAGGTGATGGAATAGAGGCATACATCGGTTTGGAGGAGCAACTCATGGCTGAATTTGAAACTGATGCCGAGTTCTTGGCATATGTGTCTCCAAGTGCGCGCTGAAGAGTGCTTTGCTTGTTAACAAACGGCTACTAGTCTTATAATTCACACAACAACTTTGGTGACATCTATTTGGCAAATGAAGTAAGTTTTGAGTAAACGTGGTCATCTTTTGTAAGTAATTCTTATCTTCTGGGTATCAAAAGGTGAAAAGGGTGACCAGAATTACCAAAATCTCAACTTAGTTACAGAAAAGATGGTCTCTCAAAATCAACTCAACAAGTGTGCCTGGCTGGCTGGTCTGCTTTTAAGTTGTGGATTTCATTGAATAAAAGTATTTGTTCCTCCTCAATCTGAGCTGCTGCATATATAGATGTCATTCATGGGGTAATATATGCAGCTGCTCAGAGCATGAGAAATGTCGATCTCCTTAGTTCGCAGCAAAGTAATTTTATCTTCTCCCTTTGAGTTGAGATCCTGTTCTTAGCTCGTGTATTCTTCAGaagtttttttctctttgttttgtttgtttagaaGGGTTTTCCCTGTCTTTGCTCTTGTTCTGTTGGTTGTTTAAAATAGTTTTGTCTTCATAGCTGGTGCAATCAGACTCTGTAATTCAGTGTAAAAGTGTTTCAGCACTGTTATACATGCTtcttaaattattattatatgaTATTGGATCATATTATTGACTTCCTGGACTAGTCTGTTGTCTGCATACTTTGCCTTTTCTTTGAAGTCTAAACTTTCTCATAAtgcttttgttctttcttgttaACAAGTATGTTAGGTTATTCTTACCTTCACTTCACACGCCACACATATCTACTATCCTGCAAGAAAACTATGACTAATGGTATACCAAATTACATATATCATCTCTCTGCTTTTCTTAGATTTTGGCACTTTGACATTATATGATATCCCTGTCATAATCTCACTGTAAGATCTTCTCTAGCTAATCCTCAGATCAATTcagttcttttatttttcttctaattcaAGAAACGAAAAGAATTTATCTTTCTTATGATACTTGAGAAATTGAACAAAACAGAGTGTGATGCTATGTTGCACAAGTATCTAATCGttaaaaacgaaaagaaaCACAGAAAGGACGTCATAGTGATATTAATTCTTGAGCAAGTAtgtattttctcttttatttttaaaatgcatTCATCCCCTTACTATTTAGCTGGAGCTCTATATAAGTCTCAGACTCTCACTGAAACACACACAAGCAAACCCAGGGCTAGACATACCCATTGTTTGTAGGAGATTTGTGATCATGAAGCTTGAAGTTGAACTTGTCTCTAGAGAGCTTATCAGACCTTCTTCTCCAACCCCTGACCACCTCCGCAGATACCAACTCTCCTTTCTCGACCAGATTTCTCCCCCAGTCTATAGTCCTTTggttatattttttcatcagCCGAGGCTGATAAAAAATTCGACATTGGTGATATAACCAATCGGCTAAAGAAATCCCTCTCTGATGTCTTAGTCCACTTCTACCCACTCGCTGGACGAGCAAATGACAACATGTTCATAGACTGCAATGATGAGGGCACACCCTTCTTGGAAACTCGAGTCAAGTGCCAACTATCTGATGTGATCCAAAATCCAGTTCCTAGTGAACTTAACAAGTTAGTTCCATATCAGCTACACGAAGTTGCTGATCTAGCCCTTGGTGTCCAGCTAAATGTCTTTGAGTGTGGTGGAATTGCAATTGGTGCTTGCATTTCTCACAAGATTGCAGATGCTTTATCATTTTTCATGTTCATCAAAACATGGGCGGGCACTGCTAGAAGAGATCATGGTCACCAGATAGATGATCATACAGTTATGTCTCCACGGTTTGTATCTGCCACACTCTTCCCACCAAGGAACATATCCGGGTTTAATCCAAGTGTTGGGATCACAAAGGAGAACATTGTTACAAAGAGGTTTGTGTTTGATGCTTCAAAGATAGATTTGATTAAATCAAAATATGGTGATAGTGAAGATGAACATGAGCATGAGCATGATAGCCGAGAAAGTCACCAAAGACCGCCATCTCGTGTGGAGGCTCTATCTGCTTTCATATGGAGTCGCTATGTGGCTGCAACTAAAGCAGGGACTGAAGCATCTGAAAGGGTCTATGCCATTGTTCATGCTGTGAACCTTAGGACAAGGATTGATCCACCCCTGCCAGAATGCTCTTTTGGAAATCTCTACCGAATTGCAGTCACGGTTCCACGTCTGGATACAGGGGAGGAGTGCTATGGCCTTGTAAGGCAGGTAAGAGAGCAAGTCAGTCATATCGACAAGGATTATGTGAAGAAATTGCAGGAGGGTAATGAACACTTGAGTTTTATCAAACAAAGCTCTGAGAATTTCACCAAGGGAGAGATGGTCACACTGAGCTTCACTAGTTTGTGCAGATTTCCTCTGTATGAAGCTGATTTTGGATGGGGAAAGCCTACTTGGGTCGGCTCGCCTGCCCTGACTTTCAACAACTTGGTTGTTTTCATGGACACTAAATCTGGGGGTGGAATAGAAGCATATATTAACATGAAGGAAGGAGATTTGGCTAAGATTGAAGCTGACAAAGAGTTCACTGCATTTGTTTCTAGTCGAAGCAATGACGAATGTCTGCCACTGCAGCTCTTGGTTCTCCCCTGTTGATTGATGTCATACATTCTAGTCTGCATGAATCTATGTATTATTGCTAGTGTATTTGGTAAACTGCTACTAGTGAAATCAGATTAGTAAACTGCTGCTTATATAATTTGACACAGTTCTTCATTGGAATTTGCAAATGCATattgaatatataaaaaataagccAGAGTAACTTTGGGGTTTCCTCCAAGTTGTTGTGGACTTGTGGATAAATTATCTTATTCTATGGTACACATTGATCAGGAGAGTGAACAATTTTCTTTAACCAATTGTTGCTTTCCTTTGAACTATTCTAGTACTAATCAACCAAAGTTAGCAGAGATCTCCAGAAAGCTTAGCAGAGATAGATCAGGATGAAGATTGACGTAGAAGTAATCTCCCAAGAAACAGTAACACCCTCATCTCCAACCCCTCACCATCTCCGCCATCACCAGCTCTCCTTTCTCGACCAGTTAGCTCCACACGCCTACGTCCCTTTCCTCTACTTCTACTCCCTCCCCAACACTCACAGCCACACCCAAATCTCCACCCACCTCAAGAAATCTCTCTCCAAAGCCTTAACACAGTACTACCCTCTAGCCGGCCGAGTCAAACTCAACCTCTTTGTGGAGTGCAACGACTTTGGAGTCCCCTTCTATGAAGCTCGAGTCAAATCCCTGTCACTCTCTGATGTCATCACCAATCCCTCCCTTCCTGAACTGAACAACTTGTTGCCCTTCAAGCTCGACGAGCTCAAAGACATAGCTCTTGGAGTTCAACTCAATCTGTTTCGTTGCGGAGGAGTTGCTATTGGGTTGTGTGCTTCGCATCGAGTTGCAGATGGGTTGTCATATTTCACGTTTGTTAAGAACTGGGCATCAGCTGCTTGTGGGAATGAGAGTGTGAGTCCGGATTTTTCGGCAGCTTCGATCTTCCCTCCAAAGAATATGGATGGGTATAATGGTGTTCTTATTCCGAAAAGGAATGAAATCGTGACCAAagggtttgtgtttgatgggttgaagattgaagctttACGATCAAAGTATGCAGAGGGCATTAGATTGAAGACCAAGAAAATCCCGTCTCGAGTTGAGGCATTGTCTGCTTTCTTGTGGAACAAGTTTATGGCTGCGgcagcaaaagaagaaggatCAAGTTCCAGAAAGTTGTACGCAGTTGTGTATATTATGGATCTTCGTTCGAGATTTGACCCACCTCTGCCGCAGCATAGCTTTGGGAACTATTACCGGGCAGCCACTGCAACTCCAACATTGGTTAATGGGGAGGAGAGAGGTGGCCTTGTGAGGCAGGTGATAGAGGAAATAGAGAAGATTGACAATAAGTA from Fragaria vesca subsp. vesca unplaced genomic scaffold, FraVesHawaii_1.0 scf0513160_u, whole genome shotgun sequence includes:
- the LOC101293257 gene encoding vinorine synthase-like, which codes for MKIDVEVISQETVTPSSPTPHHLRHHQLSFLDQLAPHAYVPFLYFYSLPNTHSHTQISTHLKKSLSKALTQYYPLAGRVKLNLFVECNDFGVPFYEARVKSLSLSDVITNPSLPELNNLLPFKLDELKDIALGVQLNLFRCGGVAIGLCASHRVADGLSYFTFVKNWASAACGNESVSPDFSAASIFPPKNMDGYNGVLIPKRNEIVTKGFVFDGLKIEALRSKYAEGIRLKTKKIPSRVEALSAFLWNKFMAAAAKEEGSSSRKLYAVVYIMDLRSRFDPPLPQHSFGNYYRAATATPTLVNGEERGGLVRQVIEEIEKIDNKYMRKFQDGYKEHLDFMRRRMERAAKGELVTLTFSSLCRFPLYEADFGWGKPEWVSMASMKINNQIVFMDTKLGDGIESYFSFKEEDMAKFELDSEFLQLISPIGLLQTYRIHLWLNKM
- the LOC101292765 gene encoding vinorine synthase-like, with the translated sequence MKVDVEVTSKEIITPSSPTPAHLRHYQLSSLDQLAPLVYNPLVLFYESNDKTVPNITEISSHLKKSLAEVLTLFYPLAGRIKHDWCVDCNDEGIPYLEAQVNCKLSDFLKNPIPDQLTKFVPFELGDHIDKELALGVQLSVFDCGGFAIGQCVSHRLADASSYFMFSKTWAATARGEANIEHPDLFSGTRFPPKDVLAYDPSFNISKNKVTKRFLFNATMLEALREKYVEGAFGSKENQKRPSRVDALTSFVWSRYLANSIKITGADDEKLYIMIHAVNLRPRFVPPLPQNSFGNIYRVAMTGPLLRDACNTYGRAMEEVRAEIKKIDDECVKGLQQGAEQSWIPVNENTGRLTELELVSLGFTSYCRFPAYDNDFGWGRPAWVFSAPLTFKNLTAFMDTKEGDGIEAYIGLEEQLMAEFETDAEFLAYVSPSAR